The stretch of DNA TTTGCTTTTCCGTATAATTCGCCAACAACATCCCAGTTAATTACGTTAAAGAATGCAGAGATGTAGTCTGGACGACGGTTTTGGTAGTTTAAGTAGTAAGCATGCTCCCAAACGTCTAAACCTAAAACAGGAGTTTTACCTTCCATTAATGGAGAGTCTTGGTTTGGAGTGCTTGTTACTTCTAATTCACCGTTATTTACTACTAACCATGCCCAGCCAGAACCGAAACGAGTAGTAGCAGCTTTTGTGAATTCTTCTTTGAAGCTTTCTAAGCTACCAAATTTACTGTTAATTGCATCTGCTAATTCACCAGTCGGTGCATTAGATCCACCTGGAGTTAAAAGTGTCCAGAATAAACTGTGGTTTGCATGTCCACCACCGTTATTTCTAACAGCTGTACGGATGTTTTCAGGAACAGCGTCTAAGTTAGAAATTAACTCTTCAACAGACTTACTTTGTAAATCTGCATGTCCTTCTAATGCAGCATTTACATTTGTTACGTAAGTGTTATGGTGTTTTGTGTGGTGAATGTTCATTGTTTCCTTGTCAATATGTGGTTCTAATGCATCATAAGCGTAAGGTAATTGTGGTAATTCGTATGCCATTTTAAATCTCCTCCTAATTTATGTACAAATTTTGAACTAATTAGTTCCAATTTCAGATTACCAAAATTTAATCATTGTTTCAATCAATCTGCTCTTAAACATACCTATATTTTACTAATTCTTTTTCTTCTATTCATCTTACAATTAAATAGAAAGTTCTTTAGACAATCGATACATACTTTCATCGATTTTATGAGGCATAGAAAAAACTTCATCAAAAGAGTAATCTACAATTTCGCTTTTTTCCATTCCTACTGCTCTTCCTGCTTTTCCTTCTATTAATAATTCTACAGCCCTGCCAGCAAGCCTACTTGCAAGTACACGGTCAAATGCAGTTGGAGATCCCCCTCTTTGAATATGACCTAATACAGACACTCTTGTATCTAAGTTAGTTTTTTCTTTTAATTGTTTCGCAAATTCCATTCCGCTACAAACGCCTTCTGCCACTATTATGATTGTATGTTTTTTTCCACGTTCTTGTCCTTGTCTTATACGATTAGCAACATCATCAATAGTAGTATCAATTTCAGGAATAATAATAGTTTCCGCTCCTCCAGCAAGGCCAGCCCACAATGCAATGTCACCGGCATGCCGCCCCATCACTTCAATAATAAAGGTACGTTCATGAGAAGTAGCAGTATCCCGAATCTTATCAATAGAATCTAACACCGTATGAAGTGCAGTATTAAAACCAATTGTATAGTCCGTACCTGCAATGTCATTGTCAATTGTACCTGGTAAACCGATACAAGGAAAACCATGCTCTGTTAATTTTTGTGCACCTTTGTATGAACCGTCTCCACCTATTACAACTAGACCTTCTATCCCTCTCTCTTTTAACTGTTCAATCCCTTTTTTTTGACCTTCTAGCGTTTTAAACTCTTCACATCTGGCAGTATAGAGCATTGTTCCACCACGATGAATAATATCACCCACTGAACCAAGTTCTAGCTTTTTTATATTTCCAGATATAAGCCCAGCATATCCTTGATATATACCATAAACATTTATATTGTGATAGATTGCTTTTCTCACTACAGCTCGAATTGCTGCATTCATTCCAGGAGAATCTCCACCACTAGTTAACACGGAAATTGCTTTCATCATTATCACCCTTTTTTTACATAACTTTCCCTATTGCGGTAATTTTATTAGAAATATTACTAGTGTGGATTAAAGTTAGGTAAATGTACTCACTTTATTCAATCGAAAAACACTATATCAACCTTAATACACTTTAAGGAGATATAGTGTCTTTATTTTCTCTTACTTTTCATTTTCTGTATAATATTCCTTTAAATCATCTTGAGCACTATTCTTTGTTAATTCCGTACCATTACTATAAGCTGCTCTAGTTAATAAATGACTTGTAACTGGTGCCGTAAGGAATACAAAGATAATACCTAGTAATAATCTTATACTAAAATAACCATTGTAATAGGCAAAAAACAAGAAAACTGCAAATAATGTACACATAACACCTAGCGTCGCACTTTTTGAAACAGCATGAGAACGTGTATAAATATCTGGTAAACGAATTAGCCCTAAAGCACTCAAAAGAGTAAACATTACTCCTATTATTATGAGGACAGATAATACTAACTCAACTATCATGTTTTCGTTCAATGACAGTCCCCCTCTCAATAAATCTAGCAAATGAAATAGTCCCAACAAAGGAAAGAATACCAATTAATAAAATTACTGTAAAATAAGCAGTTGTATTTACGATTATACAAAGTACGGCAACAATAGCAACTAAAACAAATCCAATAAAATCAAGAGCTAAAACTCTATCAGCCATGGATGGTCCTTTTACAACTCTAAAAAGGGCGATAATGATGGAAGCAGTCAACAATATTAAGCTAAACATAAGTACAGTAGTTAGCATTATCGTGTTACCTCCTTTATCAACTTTTCAAATTTTACTTGTGCTCTTAAAACACTTTCCTTCGATTCAGGAATATCCATTGCATGTACGTACATTCTATTGGAATCAGGGGCAATTTCCATAACAACAGAACCAGGAGTTAATGAAATCAATAAAGCTAAAAGTGTTAATTCTAACTCACCCTCTAAATCAGTCTCCAACGTGAAAATACCCGGTGTTATATCCATCTTTGGTTTTAAAATTTGTTTGACAACTAATATACTGGACGTCCATAGTTCCAGTACAAAAACAAATAATAATTTGATCGCCGCAAATAAAGTATATAGATAGAAAGTGTCAGAAACGAATCTTCTCAAACTGTATAGAATTACGATTCCAACAATATATCCGCTAATAAATGTAATTGTGTCCCAGCTGTTTTGTAAAAACATCCATAATATAGCGATTAAAATATTGATAAATATTTGAAAAGGCATAAGCCCCCCCCTTTCAGCATGACCTAGAATAACATCAATTTCTTCCGCCTATAACCGCATCAATATATTGAATAGGGTTTAATAAGCTATCAACTGCAATATTTACATAGGGAGCGAGTAATTCTCCGCCTAAACCAAGTGATATTGTTAAAAAAGTTAATACAGCGATCGGAAGCATAATACCCTTCGTAGAGCCTTTTTCCATTTCTTCACTTATTGTTGTTTCGCCTAAAAATCCGTACAAAAATATTTTAATTACGGAATACAATACCATTAAACTACTTATTAATCCGATAGCACCTAACCAAGTTAGATTCGCCTCAAAGCTTCCTTCCGTAATAAATATTTTACCTAAAAATCCACTTAACGGTGGAATACCTGCAAGAGATAGCGCTGTAATGAAATACATCCAGCCAAGAGAGGGATGAAGCCTTATTAAACCGCTTATGTCCTTAAGATTACTAGTACCTGTTAGCGTGATAACCGTACCAATTATTAAGAATAGCAACGCTTTTATTATAATGTCATGTACTAGATAATAAATGGAACCTGTCAAACCAACTGCTGTAAATGAAGCTAGCCCCACTATAATAAAACCAACACCTATTATGACATTGTAACCGATAATTTTTTTTAGATCCCAATAAGCTATGGCACCAATTGCACCAAAAATCATCGTTATAGCACCTAAAATACCAATTATTAAATGGGTAATGTGTGGTTCATGATAAAATACTAATGTAAACATTCGAAAAATCGCATATATTCCTACCTTGGTCAATAGGGCAGCAAATATTGCAGCAACTGCTGTTGGGGGGGCACTATAAGAACCGGGTAACCAGAAAAATAAAAACAATGCAGCCTTCATACTAAACACAACTAAAAATACAATTGAAACTGTTGTTAGCAATCCATCTTGACCTACTTCAGCAATTCTCATAGATATATGTGCCATATTTAGTGTACCTGTAATTGCATACAGATAAGCAATTCCAACTAGAAATAAGGCCGAGGATACGATATTCACGAGTACATATTTTACTGTTTCTCGTAACTGAATTTTAGTGCCACCATGGGAAATTAATATATAGGAAGCAATCAGCATTACTTCAAAACAAACAAATAGATTAAATATGTCTCCTGTAATAAATGACCCATTTACACCAACAATTAAAAATAAATAAAACGGATAGAAAAAGTACCTCTTTCTACTTTCTTCAATAGATTTAGATGCATAAAGAATTCCTGCTATCGCAACAACGCTTGTTGTAATAACTAGTATCATACTAAACATATCTGCAACCATCGATATACCAAAAGGTGCACTCCATCCCCCAACTTGTACTGTTTGAATACCGCTTTCTTTTACTTGATAAGCTAAATAAGCAGCCGATATACCAGTTAATGATAAAGAAATCAAACTTAGTAAAAATTGTAGCTTAATATTCCTTCTAAACAATATTAAAAATAATCCTGTAATCATTGGTATGATGATTGGTAAAATAACTATATTATTCATCTTCTATACCTCGCAATTTATCCGTATCATCTGTTCCCAATACTTTATATGTTCTAAACCCAATAACTAAAAACAGTGCAGTAACTGCAAAATTAATTACGATAGCTGTTAACACAAGTGCCTGCGGCAAGGCATCTGTAAAAGAAGTTGTATCGCTACCTAATAATGGTGGGCCTCCTTTTTTCAAACCACCCATTGTTAAAATTAAGAGATGAACTCCATGACTAATGACCGAAGTACCTAAAATAATCCTTATTATACTTTTCGATAATATTAAATAAGTACCAGCCGTAAATAAGAGTCCTATTACGATTGCCATAATTGTTTCCATCTAATCAGCCTCACTTATCGACAAAATAATCGTGACTGCAGTACCTATTACAGCTAAGGCAACTCCAATATCAAAAATAACTGCAGTAGCTAATTCAGTTTCACCAAATAAAAATAAATCAAAATAATCATAAGTGTGGCTTAAAAAAGGATAATTAAAAACTAGAGAACCTAGACCCGTTAATACAGCAATAATGACTCCAATTGCTGTCATCTTTTTATAGTCAATTGGTATGTTTTTTTGGATCGTCTCTATATCAAAAGTGATAAACAATAAGACAATTCCCGCAGCTAAAGAAAGTCCTCCGATAAAGCCTCCCCCAGGATTATGATGTCCTGCAAAGAAAAGGTGGATAGAGAATGTAAAAATAATTACAACAACTGCTTTAACAATTGCTCCTAAAAAAAGATCATTTCGTTTCATCTCTATCCCTCCTTTCTAGATTTAATTTCACTAACGTATATACACCTAAACCAGCGATACATAAAACTAATATCTCTAACAGAGTATCTACACCTCTAAAGTCTACAAGTATTGCGTTCACTATGTTTTTTGCTCCTGCTAATTCATAAGCATTTTCAAAATAGTTAGAGATAGGCTCAAATAATCTATTACCATTTGCTGCAAGTGCTACAATGGTAACTGTTACCCCTACTCCGATAGAAATAATCCAATTCGTAGTGTTATGACGTACTTTACTTTTCTGCTTACGCAATTCAGGCAAATGATAAAAGCAAAGTAAAAATAAAGCCGCAGTAACTGTTTCTACCACAAGTTGTGTCAGCGCCAAATCTGGTGCCCTAAACACGACAAACAATAGGGAAACAATATATCCTAGTGCTCCCACACCAATAACAGCAGTTAGCCTAGAATTGGTAAATAAAATCAGCAGTGTAGATATAATAATACCAAATAGCAACACACCCTCATAAATGCTAATAGGAGCATCGTTAGACATATCAAATGAGATACCGTTTAATAACCAAGCTGTACCTCCTACTAGAACGATAAATGCAAACATTATATACACTAAATAATCTCTTATAAGACCTGTCATGTATCGATCTGTAATTTTTTTAGATGTTGACTCAGCTTTTACTAAGCTTGCATTGTAAATATTATTTAACGTTATTGCATTCGGGTATAAATAAAATAATCTAGACCACTTTTTATACGTTTTATACAATAGTGTCCCGAGAACTGCAACACCTATTGTCATGTATAACTCTGTATTCCACCCGTGCCACGCTTTAATATACAGCCCTTCTATACCACCTTCGAGATGTGGTAATACACCTATTAATGCAGGCTGCATTATATAGGTTAGAAGTTCATTCGGAAAAATAAAGATGATGACTACTAAGCTCGCTAGCACTATTGGTGAAATTAACATTCCAATAGGTGCCTCGTGAACTACTTTGTCTAGCTTCTCTGGCTGATGTTTTCCAAGAAACGTTTTGAAAACAAGTATCATACTATAAATAAATGTAAATACACTAGCTATCCAAATAATGATTAGAAGTAACGTTCCAATATTAGAAATACCAAACTGACCATGCTGAGTAACCTTTAAGAAACTTGTAAAGAACATTTCTTTACTCAAAAACCCATTAAATGGTGGGAGCCCTGCCATGGAAAAACTTCCTATTAAAGCTAAAGTGAAAGATATAGGCATTAGTGAAATAAGCCCACCGAGTTTCCTAATATCACGCGTTCCAGTTTCATGATCGATAATTCCAACGACCATAAATAAACTTCCTTTAAATGTCGAATGATTTATAAGGTGGAAAATAGCAGTTAAAATTGCTAATGCAAATACCTCCGCTTCACTTCCCACTTCAAAATACATCGCTGCTGAACCTAATCCTAATAAACTCATAATTAAGCCTAATTGACTAATCGTGGAGTATGCTAATAATGCTTTTAGATCCACTTGTTTAACAGCAGTTAGAGATCCATATATTAAAGTAGTTACCCCAATAATCGTGATGATCCAAAACCACTCCATACTTCCACCAAAAACAGGTGTAAATCGAGCTACAAGATATATACCCGCTTTTACCATCGTAGCAGAGTGAAGGTATGCACTAATAGGGGTTGGTGCTTCCATCGCATCAGGTAGCCATATACTAAATGGAAACTGTGCTGATTTTGTAAAAGCACCTAATAGTATTAAAATCATAGATGGTACAAACAACGGATTAGATACAATTTCCATTCTTGATTGCCAAATTTCACGAATGCTGTACGTATCAGCCATCATTGACAGCATAATAAAACCAGCTAACATCGCTAAGCCACCAAAAACGGTTATTAATAACGATTTTTGTGCTCCATAACGAGAAGCTTTACGTTGATACCAATAGGCAATAAGTAGAAAAGATGAAATACTTGTTAATTCCCAGAAAACATATAGTATTATGATATTATCTGAAAAAACTAAACCTAGCATAGCCCCCATAAATAGTAGCAAATAAACATAGAAATTATGTAGAGCTTCTTTTAGCTTAGACATATAGTATATGGAGTATAAAATGACCAAAGCACCGATACCGGCAATGAGCAATCCGAACACTAAACTTAAACCATCAATGTATGCAGTAAAATTCAAATCATACGATGGAATCCACGGAACGGTCACTAATATGTTTTCCATATTGTAAATACTAGGTACTACGGAAAGTAAATATATAAAGATAACAGTAGGCACAACTAACACAAACCACCCAGTATGTATACGCGGGTTGAATATTTTATATAGTGCAGGTACTATTATCGCAAAAATAAATGGTAAAAATATCATTAAAAGTAACCAATTCATCAAATTCCTCCTAACAAACTAACAAATCCCATTGACTTACAAGTAAGGCATAAGCTATATTCATACATATATTCAAATTACCATTAGGTAACTAATTTCCTTTGAGGTGAAAATCAATTGATAAAAAAAGTAAAAAGTCGAATGGACGAAAGTATTTTAGTATGTGTTTATTATGGTCCAAACGGTGAAAGATTAATAAAAAGAGGCGCCAAAATCGCAAACATGCTTGATTGCCCATTTTATATTGTTACTGTTGATCCAAGTCCTTTTGATGAATTAGATGCAGAAAAGACGGATTACATCACAAAATGGAAAAATCTTGCTGAGGCAAATAATGCCGACGAGTTTATAATTAAAGATAATGAAAAAAGACCGTTTGCTAAAGTTATTGGTGAGGTTGCTAGAGAAAAACATATAACACAAATCGTTCTTGGCCAAACAGCACAAAGTCGCTGGGAGCAAATAGCAAAAGGTTCAATTATTAATACTTTAATACGAGAGATTCCGTTTATAGACCTTCATATCGTGTCAGTTGCAAGAACATTAAAAGAGCAAGGTGAAATGTATGAAAAAGGATGTCGGGCATATCTTGTGAAAGAAGATGAAAACTACCTTTTAAGCTTTAAATTTTCACCTCATGTCGAATATGAAGGTATTTTCTTTAAAGAGATAGGTACTGACTTCAATAACGGGTTATTTAAATTTATAAAAGGGACAGAAACAATACAAGTGCATGTAACTGAGGATATAGTTAATGACAAATATACAGATTTATTAAATAAAGATCTAGACGAAAAGCACTAACCTCACCGCCTCCGATAATGGGGGCTTTTTTCTTTAACATTTATAAAAGTTAAAGACTCATCTTTCCTAATTATGATAAACGAGCTTACCCATGCGAATTTACATGGTAACTTATCTTATAGATTTACATCCACTTTAACTGGATAATTATCTGACTTACAAATACCTAGATATCTAAAAGTTTCTGCTGGGGTTTGATGGTTATAGATCGACATTAGTATAGAAATTGCTATACCTTTTTTATAGGCATGATAGCCAAATGTTTTCCTTAACGTGTGAGTACCGATTTTCTCTGTAATTCCTGCTTCCCTGGCTGCATGATTAATAATTCGGTAAGCTTGTTGACGTGTTATTGGTAGATTATTTTTCTTGGATTTAAAGATATATTCATCTAGAAAAACTTCATTCTTCGTATTTAAATATAATTTAACTGCATCTTCTATCTTGCTATTTAAGTAATATTTTTTTACTTCTTTATGTTTTTCATCATATAATTGTAAAAAATCTTTTGTTTGTTCCCCTTCCCAAATATCACTAATTTTCAATAATAACAAGTCACTTATATTGAGACCAGTATTTATACCAAACACAAATAATAAGTGATCTCGTTTTGATTGTTTTTTTAGTATTTCTTTTATCCGATTTATTTGGTCAACCCTTTTAATTGGCACAACATATTCCATTATAGAGCCTCCTGTGCGTTAGTTACACAAGTAAAGATTATCATAATTTGTGTAACATAACAATTATTTTACACTCATTTTTTTTGATTTATTGTTATAAATAGGTTTATTTTTTCACTTAACAAGCTGGCTAAACTACCGCTTTATTTCCTGTAATCCTCGAAAAAAACAATAATAGTGGTAAAATTAAAATAAAAAAATAACGTCACTATTACTAATGTTACAAAAATGTGAAACTTCATTTATTGGAGGAAAAACATTATGCAACTTCTATCAGTATAAATGCCTAGACCATAATAGTCTCATTTGTTATAGAAAGGTTTAAAGGATCAGGTGTACCGATATATATAAGTAGAGTGTCATTTATAAATGAATAAAATATAGGAGGAATCTTTATTGTTAAGTAACATTAACCCTAGAAAAGTTTTAATTATACTTTTCACCATCGCTACTATTGTATTTGTATATATTAATTTTTCTGTTTTTTCACCAGTACTTTTTGCTCTTTTAACAGCAATCATTTTTGAACCTTTTATCAGGCTGTTAAAAAAGCAGTTAAAATTTAAGAGTAGAATTATCCCAGTACTTATTACTTTTTTACTGTTTATTTTAACTAGTACGGGAGTTATTTATATTACACTCACTCGAATTTTAAAATCATTCAATGAATGGATGACACTCTTACCTAGATATGTGTTGGATATTCAAAATTCTATAGACGCATTAATTTTAAAAGTAAATGATTTAATTTATGAATTACCTCAACACGAACTAGTTATTAGAGAGATGAATAAACAAGCAGAAGGTTTAATTGATTTAGTGTTAAAATTAACATCTCATTTCGCTTCTTTAGTCGGTTCATGGCTACAAGCTGTTCCTAATTTTCTATTTGTATCTTTAGTTTATTTAATTACGTTATTTTTATTTAGCTTAGATTTACCAAGATTATTTCGATTATTACTCAGTTTGTTTAGCGAAGAAACAGCTAACAAAATGCAGATTATTTTCACTCGTCTAGGAAAGGTGTTTATGGGATATTGGAAGGCCCAGCTTATTATGAGTATTGGGGTTTTTATTATCACTTATATTAGCTTGCTATTTATCACACCGAAACAAGCTCTAATTATGGCGTTCATTATTTGGATAGTGGACATTATCCCGTTATATATTGGACCTGCGCTCGTCTTGATTCCATGGGGCTTACTTATGATTATTTTAGGTAGTTCCGCTACCGGAATTCAACTAATGGTCCTTGCCATTGCTTTAACAATTATTAGAAGAATTGTTGAACCAAAAATTTTAGGAGACTCGATCGGCCTTGCAGCCCTACCAACCATTTTAACTATGTATTTTGGGTATGTTTTCTTTGGAGTGCTGGGCCTTATTTTCGGTCCGTTTGTATATATCGCTATGTTAAGTATAAAGGAAACAGGATTATTTGAAAGGAAGAAACAAATAAAGGATTAGGTTATTAGATAAACCAGTTGGTCGAGAGGCCTTTTTAGAGGAAGCGAACTACGTTAGTTATCTTATGTGATATTTACCAGTACGTACTTTTAGCATGAGTCTTTTTTCATACTTAGATACAAAAAAAAAGTCAATAAAATTTCGACTTCTTTTTTGTATTCAAGGAACAAATAATGACCCTATGTATAGTCGGACATAGGGTCATTAATATTGAACTTTTATATTTCCAATTGTTATGTATGGCGGAGGAAGAGGGATTCGAACCCCCGCGGGCTTTAACACCCCTGTCGGTTTTCAAGACCGATCCCTTCAGCCGGACTTGGGTATTCCTCCAATATATCTTGCTAAAAAAATGGACCCTGCAGGACTCGAACCTGCGACCGGACGGTTATGAGCCGTCTGCTCTAACCAACTGAGCTAAGGGTCCTCTTAAGTTGGTAGCGGCGGAGGGGATCGAACCCCCGACCTCACGGGTATGAACCGTACGCTCTAGCCAGCTGAGCTACACCGCCTTAAAAATAGAATATGAGGATTCAACTGCACTCGTCAGCTTATCAACATTTCTATTGTATCAGCTAACTGCCACGTTAGAGACATATACCAATTTAACACGGGAGACCGTCTCTGTCAACAGTTTGTAACTAATAAATTTTTCAAAAGTTTATAAAACGACAATGAAGAAATAAATAATCATAATTGCTTGAACTATCCCTTTAACAATAGCACTACTAAATAATCCTACTACCGATCCTACCCCAATTTTAATAGATGTTTTTATATCTTGCTTTTTTACTAATATTTCTGCAATAATTGCACCTAAAAATGGACCTAAAATAAAACCTGCCACTGGTATGACAAAAGGACCAATAATAATACCTATTGTACTCCCCCAAATGGATGCATTACTTCCACCAAATTTCTTTACACTAATAATATTTGCTAAATAATCAGCTATAAATAGTAATAGTACAAATACACCTTGAAAAAGCCAAAACCATATATTTAAAGAAGCAAACGAAAATGCAAAACCATATAGAAGGAACGCGCCAACAATAAAAAAAACACTCGGTATGATAGGAAAAACTAAGCCAATGAACGCAACAACGAACAGCCCAATTATTAATATCCAATATAATAATTCCATTTTTGACCGCCCCCTATAAATATCAATCATTTCCCTCTATGCAAACGTATCAGTCTTTCTTAATACAATTAGAGAAAAGAGCGAGATACCCTCGCTCTTCTACAATTAATATGTTCCGTGGTCTTCGCCTAACACTGCTTCTGCAATATTTACAGCATGATCACCGATACGCTCTAAGTTACTAACAATATCAACGAATACGATACCAGCCTGTCCAGTACATACCCCTTCATTTAAACGTAATATATGTTTTTTACGTAAGCTTCTTTCCATTTTATCTATTTTTTCTTCTTTCAACATTACATCTTTAGCAAGTTCTAAATTACCAGTGTTTAAGGCTTCTACTGCTTCTTTTACAGTAGAAATTGTAAGAGTAAACATTTCATTTAAATCTTGTTCTGCATTTTCTGTTAATGAAACTTTGTTAGAAATTTGATAATCAACCAACTCTAATATATTTTCAAAATGATCACCTATTCGTTCGATATCTCGAACTGTATCCATCAACATAGAATGCTCTTCTGATTCGTGAGCAGATAAAGAACTAGATGATAATTGAATTAAATAATCCGTAATTTTTCTGTCTAAATTATTTATAGCATCTTCTAATTGAAAGGCTGAATCTGAATGTTTTTGAGAAGAAGAAATTAAATATGCCTTCGTTTCTTCTAAACCGACAACTGCGAAGTTACCCATACGTACTACTTCTTCTTTCGCTTGTCCTAAAGCAAGAGATGGTGATTGCTCAATAAATATTGGATCTAAATGTTTTGCTTTATATTCAAAAATACGGTCTTCCCCAGGAATTATTTTAGTTACCATTAAAACTAATAGAGCAATAAAAGGGAATTGTATGATCACGTTAGAAACGTTAAATATTCCGTGAGCAAATGCAATAGTCATCTCTGGATTCAAACCTAGGCTAGATTGAATGATTTCGATAAGTGCTCTAAACGGGCCTAAAATGATTAGAACAATAATAGTACCAATAATATTAAACAATACATGTGCTAATGCTGCCCTTCTAGCAGCTACACTTGCACCTAATGATGCTAAAACTGCTGTAATAGTTGTCCCTATATTATCTCCAAATAATACGGGTAGAGCAGCCTTCAAATCAATAGCACCTTGACCATATAATTCCTGAAGGATACCTATTGTTGCACTTGAACTCTGCACGATAACAGTAAATATAGTACCAACTACGACACCAAGTATCGGTTGTTCGCTCATGGAAACTGTTAAATCATAAAATGCTTGTAAGCCTGCTAATGGCTTTAACCCGTCTCCCATAATTTTTAGCCCTAAGAAAAGGGCACCAAAACCGAATACTATTTGTCCTAAATATTGTAGTTTCTTCGCTTTAAAGAAGAAAAGCAGGATAGCTCCCGCTGCAATTATAGGAAGAGCATAGTCAGTAATTTTTATTCCAATAATGAAGGCCGTTACAGTAGTACCAACATTGGCACCCATAATTACCCCTACAGCTTGGCGTAATGACATAAAACCGGCACTTACTAGACCAACTGTTAGCGCTGTAGTTCCTGAGCTTGATTGAATCAAAACTGTCACAAGAATACCTGCTAATACACCCATAAATGGGTTCGTTGTCATACGATCTAAGATGTCACGCAGTTTATCACCTGCTGATTTTTGTAGTCCGTCTCCCATATATTTAATACCAAAAAGGAAAATACCGAGACCACCTATAAATTCAAATATCGTTCTCTGAACGTCGATTTCCAAAAGTAACAACCCCTTAATCCAAATGAAATATTTTCGACATTAATCGACAGCAACCAACATAGCTTGGCCCTTCATAATTATTAACGAATAATTAATGAAATGTAAATAGAACTAGAGTAAAATTTACAATATCTTTACAAAGTAATTTACAATTAAAAATAATATAGATTTTCGTTTACTATCAGTATCTAATCAGATAACATTAAATTGTAAAAAAAACGGTAAAAGGATGGGTAATCATGAATATTTTTAAACAATTTATAAAGAGCCTATATTCTCCTAAAGAGATGGCTAACTTTTATCAACAAGGAATCGGGAAAACGATATTGTA from Sutcliffiella cohnii encodes:
- a CDS encoding Na+/H+ antiporter subunit A, giving the protein MNWLLLMIFLPFIFAIIVPALYKIFNPRIHTGWFVLVVPTVIFIYLLSVVPSIYNMENILVTVPWIPSYDLNFTAYIDGLSLVFGLLIAGIGALVILYSIYYMSKLKEALHNFYVYLLLFMGAMLGLVFSDNIIILYVFWELTSISSFLLIAYWYQRKASRYGAQKSLLITVFGGLAMLAGFIMLSMMADTYSIREIWQSRMEIVSNPLFVPSMILILLGAFTKSAQFPFSIWLPDAMEAPTPISAYLHSATMVKAGIYLVARFTPVFGGSMEWFWIITIIGVTTLIYGSLTAVKQVDLKALLAYSTISQLGLIMSLLGLGSAAMYFEVGSEAEVFALAILTAIFHLINHSTFKGSLFMVVGIIDHETGTRDIRKLGGLISLMPISFTLALIGSFSMAGLPPFNGFLSKEMFFTSFLKVTQHGQFGISNIGTLLLIIIWIASVFTFIYSMILVFKTFLGKHQPEKLDKVVHEAPIGMLISPIVLASLVVIIFIFPNELLTYIMQPALIGVLPHLEGGIEGLYIKAWHGWNTELYMTIGVAVLGTLLYKTYKKWSRLFYLYPNAITLNNIYNASLVKAESTSKKITDRYMTGLIRDYLVYIMFAFIVLVGGTAWLLNGISFDMSNDAPISIYEGVLLFGIIISTLLILFTNSRLTAVIGVGALGYIVSLLFVVFRAPDLALTQLVVETVTAALFLLCFYHLPELRKQKSKVRHNTTNWIISIGVGVTVTIVALAANGNRLFEPISNYFENAYELAGAKNIVNAILVDFRGVDTLLEILVLCIAGLGVYTLVKLNLERRDRDETK
- a CDS encoding universal stress protein, which translates into the protein MKKVKSRMDESILVCVYYGPNGERLIKRGAKIANMLDCPFYIVTVDPSPFDELDAEKTDYITKWKNLAEANNADEFIIKDNEKRPFAKVIGEVAREKHITQIVLGQTAQSRWEQIAKGSIINTLIREIPFIDLHIVSVARTLKEQGEMYEKGCRAYLVKEDENYLLSFKFSPHVEYEGIFFKEIGTDFNNGLFKFIKGTETIQVHVTEDIVNDKYTDLLNKDLDEKH
- a CDS encoding tyrosine-type recombinase/integrase, coding for MEYVVPIKRVDQINRIKEILKKQSKRDHLLFVFGINTGLNISDLLLLKISDIWEGEQTKDFLQLYDEKHKEVKKYYLNSKIEDAVKLYLNTKNEVFLDEYIFKSKKNNLPITRQQAYRIINHAAREAGITEKIGTHTLRKTFGYHAYKKGIAISILMSIYNHQTPAETFRYLGICKSDNYPVKVDVNL
- the ytvI gene encoding sporulation integral membrane protein YtvI, encoding MLSNINPRKVLIILFTIATIVFVYINFSVFSPVLFALLTAIIFEPFIRLLKKQLKFKSRIIPVLITFLLFILTSTGVIYITLTRILKSFNEWMTLLPRYVLDIQNSIDALILKVNDLIYELPQHELVIREMNKQAEGLIDLVLKLTSHFASLVGSWLQAVPNFLFVSLVYLITLFLFSLDLPRLFRLLLSLFSEETANKMQIIFTRLGKVFMGYWKAQLIMSIGVFIITYISLLFITPKQALIMAFIIWIVDIIPLYIGPALVLIPWGLLMIILGSSATGIQLMVLAIALTIIRRIVEPKILGDSIGLAALPTILTMYFGYVFFGVLGLIFGPFVYIAMLSIKETGLFERKKQIKD
- a CDS encoding DUF456 domain-containing protein, translating into MELLYWILIIGLFVVAFIGLVFPIIPSVFFIVGAFLLYGFAFSFASLNIWFWLFQGVFVLLLFIADYLANIISVKKFGGSNASIWGSTIGIIIGPFVIPVAGFILGPFLGAIIAEILVKKQDIKTSIKIGVGSVVGLFSSAIVKGIVQAIMIIYFFIVVL